A genome region from Musa acuminata AAA Group cultivar baxijiao chromosome BXJ3-5, Cavendish_Baxijiao_AAA, whole genome shotgun sequence includes the following:
- the LOC135638646 gene encoding vacuolar-sorting protein BRO1-like, translated as MSYAAAVNVMLAVHEKKTTAVDLYRPLRNYIAYTFSEHDAQVADDDLQTIRQLRLNLEKPSPSSLDLRRDLLISYFRAIAAVEPRFPISPDRSHVHSLTFTWFDAFRSNKKAALPSIHLEKAAVLFNLGAVYSQIALAADPTSAAGLKQACNGFQSAAGAFAFLKDHAAPKAVAAGATVDLSVECAVMLEKLMLAQSQECFFEKVIGDAKPPGLCSKVARQVGVYYEEAYAALNASPLNQHFDRTWISHVQLKAAQFYAEACYRYSLELHEKEEIAEEIARLRIGISALVDAKKSAKGVAQPLLDAANKLETNMNHNLERSVKENDRVYLMRIPAASSLAALPAASLAKPIPLGEVLNASKEKFFSNLVPDSSTKALSKYTDMVDNIIRTQLDKLQQGSEITRVKLKEMDLPDSILALEGNLSLPLDLTEDVEAAQISGGPSGLETEIQQLRDLRRVNQELLVQAEELLQKEANADAQFRNQFGTRWTRPQSSTLTKNLQDRLNRFAANLKQAADSDSRIDREVRGNGELMAILDSRPIESALPSLARPIMSLDGNEDAIVGALKQSLRQLENLGEQRAGLEDMLKEMKRKDDILPKLMASTGSQEDLFKKEIAKYDQICEEIAQNIEAQEQVLLQLQSKNDDFAAMFNLEDFKVAREKSYKQIAAAVAKYREIKENINEGLKFYVTLQDALTNVKQQCSDFIMTRSIQCREMVEDVQRQIAGLNFATDGKTGYNYPSGGQLNHSRTDAQQAEPQTTPPPHPPPTYQHIPAEQPGPGYLQPYPSTGQPDHQRNTQQPEPQSTPPPPHPQPSYHRLPAEQPRPGYLQPYPSTGQPDHQRTTQQPEPQSTPPPSHPQPPYHHLPAEQPRPGYAHPYPAYAAPQQTPYYAPVDQYQHPQQAPNHDYGQPAYPGWHGAYYNAYQQQTGPYPPPPYTVPAPYPPPQQGSYHSR; from the exons ATGTCGTACGCCGCCGCGGTGAACGTAATGCTGGCGGTGCACGAGAAGAAGACGACCGCTGTCGATCTCTACCGCCCTCTCCGCAACTACATCGCTTACACTTTCTCCGAACACGACGCTCAGGTCGCCGATGACGACCTCCAGACCATCCGACAGCTTCGTCTCAACCTCGAGAAGCCCTCCCCCTCCTCCCTGGACCTCCGCCGGGACCTCCTCATCTCGTACTTCCGCGCCATCGCCGCCGTCGAACCCCGGTTCCCCATCTCCCCCGACCGATCCCACGTCCACTCCCTCACCTTCACCTGGTTCGACGCCTTCCGGTCCAACAAGAAGGCCGCGCTGCCCTCTATCCACCTCGAGAAGGCCGCCGTGCTATTCAACCTCGGCGCTGTCTACAGCCAGATCGCCCTCGCCGCCGATCCCACCTCTGCCGCGGGGCTCAAGCAGGCCTGCAACGGGTTCCAGAGTGCCGCGGGGGCATTCGCGTTCCTGAAGGATCATGCGGCGCCGAAGGCAGTGGCTGCGGGGGCCACGGTCGATTTGTCGGTCGAGTGTGCCGTGATGCTGGAGAAGCTGATGCTGGCGCAGTCTCAGGAGTGCTTCTTTGAGAAGGTTATCGGGGATGCGAAGCCCCCCGGGCTTTGCTCCAAGGTTGCTCGTCAG GTTGGAGTCTACTATGAGGAAGCATATGCAGCGCTAAATGCTTCTCCACTCAACCAACATTTTGATCGGACATGGATCTCTCATGTGCAACTGAAGGCAGCCCAATTTTATGCCGAGGCTTGCTATAGATACTCTTTGGAGCTTCATGAGAAAGAAGAAATTGCAGAGGAAATAGCTAGGCTCAGGATTGGGATAAGTGCTCTTGTCGATGCAAAAAAATCTGCCAAGGGTGTAGCTCAACCTCTACTTGATGCTGCTAACAAACTAGAGACCAATATGAATCATAACCTAGAGAGATCTGTGAAGGAGAATGATCGGGTCTATCTCATGCGGATTCCAGCAGCTAGTTCTTTGGCAGCTCTTCCTGCAGCATCTCTAGCAAAGCCCATTCCTCTGGGAGAAGTTTTAAATGCTAGCAAGGAGAAGTTTTTCTCAAACCTTGTCCCTGACAGTAGCACAAAGGCTCTGTCCAAGTACACTGATATGGTCGACAACATTATCCGGACCCAGCTGGACAAGCTACAACAAGGGAGTGAGATAACAAGGGTTAAACTCAAGGAGATGGACCTGCCAGATTCTATCCTGGCGTTGGAAGGTAACTTAAGTTTGCCTTTGGATCTCACAGAGGATGTAGAGGCAGCACAAATCAGTGGTGGACCATCTGGACTGGAAACTGAGATACAGCAGCTCAGGGACTTGAGGAGGGTCAATCAGGAGCTGTTGGTCCAGGCAGAAGAGCTACTGCAGAAGGAAGCAAATGCAGATGCACAATTCCGAAACCAGTTTGGAACAAGGTGGACTAGACCACAGTCAAGCACCTTAACAAAAAACCTACAGGATAGATTAAACAGGTTTGCTGCAAATCTGAAGCAAGCAGCTGATAGTGATTCAAGGATTGATAGGGAAGTAAGAGGCAATGGGGAGCTCATGGCAATCCTTGATTCTAGACCG ATTGAATCAGCCCTTCCAAGTCTTGCAAGGCCTATCATGTCTTTAGATGGAAATGAAGATGCTATAGTGGGAGCTCTCAAACAGAGCTTG AGGCAATTGGAGAATTTAGGAGAACAAAGGGCAGGCCTTGAAGATATGCTAAAAGAGATGAAGAGGAAG GATGATATACTGCCAAAGCTGATGGCAAGCACTGGATCACAAGAGGATCTTTTCAAGAAAGAAATTGCTAAGTATGACCAAATATGTGAAGAAATTGCACAAAATATTGAGGCACAGGAGCAAGTATTGCTTCAACTTCAA TCAAAAAATGATGACTTTGCTGCTATGTTCAATCTGGAAGACTTCAAAG TTGCCCGTGAGAAGAGTTACAAACAGATAGCTGCTGCTGTGGCAAAATATCGGGAAATTAAGGAGAACATCAacgagggtttgaagttttatgtTACTCTTCAG GATGCACTTACAAATGTAAAGCAGCAATGCAGTGATTTCATCATGACCAGAAGCATTCAGTGCAGAGAGATGGTCGAGGACGTGCAGAGGCAGATAGCTGGACTCAACTTTGCAACTGATGGGAAAACAGGCTACAACTACCCTTCTGGTGGGCAACTCAACCATTCAAGGACGGATGCTCAACAAGCTGAACCCCAGACCACACCGCCTCCTCATCCTCCACCAACTTATCAGCATATACCTGCGGAGCAGCCGGGGCCAGGATATTTGCAGCCATACCCTTCCACTGGGCAACCTGACCATCAGAGGAATACTCAACAACCTGAACCACAGAGCACTccacctcctcctcatcctcagcCATCCTACCACCGTTTACCTGCAGAGCAGCCAAGGCCTGGATATTTGCAGCCATACCCTTCCACCGGGCAACCCGACCATCAGAGGACTACTCAACAACCTGAACCACAGAGCACTCCACCTCCCTCTCATCCTCAACCACCCTACCACCACTTGCCTGCAGAGCAGCCAAGGCCTGGATATGCTCATCCTTACCCTGCCTATGCTGCACCTCAGCAGACTCCTTACTATGCCCCGGTTGATCAATATCAGCATCCTCAACAGGCACCAAACCATGACTACGGGCAACCAGCTTATCCCGGATGGCATGGAGCATACTACAATGCATATCAACAGCAAACCGGCCCATATCCTCCTCCCCCATACACAGTGCCAGCTCCTTATCCCCCACCCCAGCAAGGTAGCTACCATAGTCGATGA